In the Pocillopora verrucosa isolate sample1 chromosome 4, ASM3666991v2, whole genome shotgun sequence genome, GTTTAAGTTCTAGATTTCAACAAACATTGAGCAAATGAAGGCAATTAGATAAATAACGAACAAGAAAAGAGAGATCTGTTCTTTTAAAGGGTTGTTGTTGTGTTGTAACAATTTCTCCCATCATTATTTAGATTCTAGCTTTCAGCATATTGAGCAGATGAAGACAATAAGATAAACGAGGAGTGAGAAAAGGGAGATCTGATTTTTACAGAGCTCAATATAAGTCAACTTAATATTTGGAAGGTaagaaggaaatgaaagaaaggcAGGTTCCATGTACATATTTTTAATGCATGAACCTGGATGAAGCACACGTACATTTTGCCCTGGTATTATTGAATAGCTAAAGGGGACACTGCTGGTAGATGCATGATGTTAGAGAAATACTTATTCACACCTCAATGCATATGATAACAATATTACAAATTTGAGTGTGACTCAATCTGATGAGGGTGAAGCTGCCAGAATTCTTTTAATCTTCCTCACCACCACCACTAACCATAGTTAAAATCCAGAAACCTATAATTTTGAATCAATAAAAGCAACATCCAATATTCTATTCTTTTACAACACCCACAAGAGCTGGTCTAAGTGTCCTTCCATGCAGTTTATATCCAACTTTTTCCACAACAGCAACAGTGCCTTTCTCTTTATCTGGTAAAGGAATCTGAAACAATGCTTCATGACTATGTGGATCAAATTTTTCATCTAGTGGATACACTTTCTCCAAACCATTCTTTTTGAAAACCTTCTGTAACTGGGCTTCAGTCATTAGAAGCCCATCATACAAGTTCTTCAGGTGAGTATTCTTATCTATCTCCTCCTTGGGAACTGTTTCTGTTGCTTTTCCTAATATGTCAGCAACTTCAAGCAGGTCTTTGGAGAAGGCCTGAATACCAAACAGCCTGGCTTCATCTACTTGCTTCCTGCTGCGGGACAGTATGTTCTCATTATCTGCTAGGGAGCGTTTGTACCTGTCCTGAGATAGAAAAGTtgtcagttaattttttttttcattccatatGTAGGATACAAAGTGTTTGAAAATCGTAGTTGATAATAGTAGCATTTCTGACccagtaaaattaaaatctgaTTGTCTAAACTGAGTCAGAAGAACCAGAACAGTTTCATCTCCTTCCTATTCTGCTCATGACTCCCAAACTTATGATCCAGTGAAAACTACCTTGTTAAAGTCACAAGCAGAAAAACCAACCAATCACTAGGCCAGTTTCACCAATCTCATGCCATCTCATGACTTGAACAGTCCAGTTTTCATGTAGTGGTAAGTggtgttaatatttttcttcctttggtTTCATTTCACTTGATCATATAACTCTGAAATCATCTTATTGAAAACCAGCCTTGCTTGATTCATTGCCTGCTTACGCAATGGATTGACAGATTACATCATATGATAGAGTCACTCACAAGGGACTCATTCACAGCGCTCATGCCTAGAAATGAAACCCTGTAAACAACCAATCGTAACTAACCAACCTCGCAAAAACTCTTCCTTTGACTAATTTAAATGCTATCTCTACGAACATTATGCAACTGAATACGAACATACGTTATACAATAATTGGTGCCAATAATTTATCCTTCTCTTTTGAATCAATCTATAAATATTGCTGACATGAAAGACGTTGCAATGTAAGACCTTTTCCTAACTGTCTGCGCTGACGTAACTTACCAAATAATTCGAGATCTAGAGCACTATCACAAAGGCATCACCTCTGTGAATTTTACCGTTCCTCAACATCTTCTGTACAAAATTTCCCGGCATCGAATATGTCTTACAATTAAGATAACAAATAAACTGATCTTTTGAATTCCAATCTTCGTAATCTCCTTTCAAGTGCTACTACAGTGTCCTCCTCCTATTAAAGTCATCCTCAATTACGTTAGAGCCCTTCGCCTACCTGAAGATCTTTTagcaaactttctttttcttttaaaagacgaTCGTTTTCGGTTTCTTTAACTTCTTGGGCAGGTTCTGCTGCTTTCATTTCGGGCTGCGAAGATTTCTGATCTGAATCAACGCTTTCTTTCGACGCAGCTGCTTTCGTGTTAGGACTCGACTGGGCTGTGCAATATTTCAACTTTGTCCCCAATAAACGCGACAGCTGAACGTAATTTAGCAGTTTGGAATGCTCAGGCTGTAGAACAGCACTTCTTACGGCTATTAAGCTAGATCTCAACATCGCTTTCTTTgaatttgaaatagaaaattgGAAATATCTGAACTACTTTGGTAGAATTAATCTAAGTTACATCACATTCAcgtgggttttttttcttctaagaGCTGCGTAACCGAACCGTTCTATGACAAATCAGACCGCCAAGCTCGCCGGGTATTATTCGCCTCCGTTCCAGTCTTTCTATTTCAGGGCGAGACGATGAGTTCCACTTACACTTGTCAATCGCTCCATAGAAATGAAGTTATTGTGAATATAAATTGCTGTCTCTAGATTATCGATGCTGAAGGTAATTTATTGGTCGCCTGAGTGATAGACTGAATaatcaagcctttttttttttttttctatttgtctcAGGGTTGAGAAAAGTTACTTTTCGGAAAACGAAAAAATCGACGGAACGTTTCTAGATTCCAACGTGTCGCAGGAGCCCTCTGATTCCTTAGAAAATACATTGTACACCCCTGATCTTGGGCGCTCCTTTATATACTTCGAACTACCCTCTGAGAAAAGCTTGAGCAAggtaacaacaacaagcaaTCTTTATAGgcacaaatttcatttcacatcTCTTTTTCCGTCACGGGTATTTATCCCATTTCCTGTCAAAGGGAACCTTCAATTTAAGTCATTGACCTCTATGCCGTCCTACGTACCACACGACATAATGggcatgagtgagtgagtgattGACCTCTATTTTCGGTGGGAGAAATTCTGCAAAGGCGGGAGAATTACGGTACATTTATCTTTATGGAGAATATATAAACCAACAGATAAATTGCAGGACTCTTTGCTATGAATTTTAAGCATGGTTTGTATGTCATAACATATCATTAAGAAATCTTTGAGACATCTGTGCACGATAAGTTTAGCGAACATCCCTTTCGAGGGGAAAGGGATTGTGATTCCCCCAGTTTTCCAACTCATTCACTCGACTTCTGTTTTCCTCAGcctatcttatcttatcttggAAGTCACTTCACTTTCGCCATTTTAACCTCCACTGAGGTAAATTTCAATTATTCACGACCCTTTTCTTCTGATGTTTTATTCAATCTGTAAACAGATAAACGCTTATTACGAATACGCACCCAAACGCCATACACAGATATTATCCGCGGAAGACGCTTATAATCACGCTTTCTTTACCAAGTTATTTTCGATCAGCCCCAGAGTCTCTATATTTTCGGAATACGTATTTATCTAATGGCGAATCCCtaccctccctccctccccgaTGCCCCTCAAGACACCCTTACCCTTGAACCAGAAAAGAGCGCCAAAACAGCTTATATCTTGTCAGCGGACACTCCCAAGTAGACAAGAAGAACGCGGGCATCTCCGAACTCAGAGAAAGTTCGGAAACTTGGAATGAGCTTAGAGAATTAGTCGTGTATTCTATCATGTCTAATCTAAGTGTAACTCCAAATAAGATCCGGAAGGTCGACCCCGTTGACGGAGCACAAAATTCGCATTCCGATCAGCAAGAAACTATTGAAGAAATCAATGCTGTGCAGAATCAAATCGACGCGCTAAATGAGCAAGCGTCCgaggagattttaaaagttGAGCAGAAGTACAACCGACTTCGAAAACCACACTTTGAGCAGAGAACAGACCTCACGAAAAAGATACCAAACTTCTGGATGACGGTTGTATCCTTTTGTTACTTTTGCTTTGTCTTAAAATTTATCTACACATCTTTCGTTTTGTACACTGGGTGAAGGTCTGTGACCTGTGCCTGGAACATTTTAGCGTTTGTCGAAGAAGGAAATCACAAGTTAAGCTTAATTCCCGTAATCTTCTTTTACTAAGCGAAATTAAATGTAATtgttaaatttacatttcattgTACATAAGATGATCGGTTGCGAAGGAAGCTTTTTTTTATTCGTGAACAATATTAATAAATGCACGAATAGATCTCTTGTTTGTCATATGTAGTCTTCGAGTAACGCAACGATATGACATTTGCATCCTAAATATCACCTCGATGTCGTTCATTTACCTAAAACATGTTATCCGTACCGCTTTTAATTTGGTAAATCCCTTAAAGAACAGATGTCTTGCTCGTGTAGATCTTCCTAAGCAACCCTTACCGaccataattttcattttggaaGCAATAAGAGGAACTGACCCACTTTACTCCCTAATCGAATTCACCAAGAACCACTTATGATGCTTTACGCAGCCAACACTACATTTTTTTATCGCTATCTTTTCACAGTATGCGAAATATTTAAGTCTTTGATGTTGAAGAGTGATAGATGCGAGAAAATCAGTGAATATTTGACCAAGTTGAGTGAGAGCCACAAATCAAGATGGAGGAAGAACAGGACATCTGCATTCTAGTTACCAGACCCCAGTGAAATTCCTTGGGAAGTGAAACAGAAGACGATGTGGGACTGGAAATTTTAAATAGGTCATTTTTCATAGGACTGTGAAACAGAAAGTGGCTTGACatcaataaatatatatttgccAGTAAATTTAATGCTGAAAATAATTAGTTTGAGCTACATGTATTTCAGAAAGATTAACTGATCTATAGCTGGATTATAAAGTTTTTAAGGTTGGGTGGCATCTAATTCAATCCTTTGGAATTAAATGCcttgttttattttctacttaaataatgtattattattattcatattGACATTCAAGAAACCTGGCATTTTAAAATGCACGAACTTGAGTACAGCAAGGTGTCCAATTGAGATGAAAGaattctggttgatattgtaaaattCTCCTACTGAATTTTGACGGTCTGTGCTGTCTTCCGTCAGTACATAGGGCCATTGTGAGGTGTTTTCTCCTGTTGATTTAAAGTATTCTCTTCTATATTTCTTGACATCACTCTGGTCTATAATTTTTGAACAATTTACACACACGACTTAATCTCAGAAATACAATGCATTTTCTGAGTTCATATCACATAGGCAAGCcttgtaatttttattaaagCATGTTGAATTTTTCATCTGTGATATGGTAGTTTCTCaaatcagttttgaaactcaTAAGTTGGAAATTGATCACTGTACACTATCTGTGGTAGAAAAAGCTCAGGTAAAAATTCCTTGACATTTGTTGCACAGTTCATAAATCATCCACAGATGCAGTTGTATATAGATGAGGAAGACGAGGAAGCTTTGCAGTACATGACATCCTTAGAAGTTGAAGAGTTTGAAGATATTAAGTCTGGTTACAGAATAAAATTTGTAAGTCCTTTCTTAGCTTTTATTTACTCTTTCTTTGTGAAGCTTTTGTGGCATAACTGGTATTGAGTGCTAATGAAATTTTGACATTATAAGGAGTTGTATAGGGATTACTTCAGAAAGTGTGAAGGTTTTGAAGATCATTCATATTAACCTTGTGGTCCTATTTCAGGGGTTTGCAGAGAATCCATATTTTACGAATGAAGTGCTCTTTAAGGAAGTTATTGTCAATGAACATGGCCATCAGTTATCTAGGGCGACTCCTATAAAGTGGAAAGGAGGAATGGTAGGTTATAttatttgttgtatttttattaGATACTGCTGAGGTGTCATGTGCTTATACCGTAAATTAAGGGTTATTTTGGACCACATAGTATAATCTCTCAATACACGtagttaatcctttaactcccaagatctgatcgttaattctctcctgtagcttctacacatttccttgtaaattagttatgagaacttggtgctagatcaagatagcagcttctacctgataaatttgactattctcattatctgattgctgaagaatgtatggatattgtagggagaagttttatgttaatcacttttgggagttaaagggttaataagatGTAATAGTTACGATACTCAATGGGTTTGTAAGTTTGTATTCCAATCATATTGAATGTGCTGACCAATACATACCCTGTCATTAATTTGTATAGGTGATAACATGAGTttaagtgcaatttggtgtaagaaAGTacaagtgaattttttaaagacaacaagATTGCAAAAACCCAAAGggagagtgcaatttgtagtctgaaaaatttacaagtgcctATATACACCAAATtacacgagaaatcatgttattagttatttgtaatttgcatgaaaaatcattatagaaagttaaaacagaGGAAATTTTGGGAGTgcaaattatttgtaatttgcactggTGTTACAACTTTTCACTCCTGTTACATGTAAAATGCACtagttttcagccaatcagaagcacaTAATTTTTTCAGGTACATCATTAATGTATTCATCATGTGATCTCTCAACAGGACCTTACTGAGCGATACAGAAGACAAAGAAGAACTAAACTAGAAATAATGAAAGGGGAAGAACCACAAACCTTTTTTAGATGGTTCACAAATCAAGAGTCTGGAGATGAGTTAGGAGACACAATTAAAGATGACATATGGCCAAACCCATTGCAGTATTTCTTGGTATGTTGTGTTTTGTTACAGTGTTATAATGGACTGTTTGTAAACCATCCACTATAGTTCTCAAAATGAGTCTTGGTACTGGTTgttttgtataaaaaaaaaaaaagtgtgtcaTTCTTGTGAAAAGCAAATCATTTTTTGTGGGGAGACATGCAGAAGGtgtcactttttttgtttttaacttggTGAAATATTGGAGGGAGGGGTGAGGGTTAACTCTCAAGTAGAAGTTGCTTCAGGAGTACCCTACGTgggaaagaaaccaaaatatgTTACAATAACTTTTCAAGCCAGTCTTGTCTGTGCAAGCCTCTGTACTATACATGTGTAATGTAAATGAACACACATCCTCTTGTCGTTAAAGAGTAAAGTAGATATAGTTTTGCAGCagcttaatatttttttcaatttatttgtaGGGTTCCACAAGTGGAATTCAGGAAGAGGATGaggaagatgatgatgatgttgaggATGATGAGTCAGAAGATCAGGTCATATCTCTTTCATTTATAGTCTACCAAATTGTTGTAGAGGTAGTTTTTATATGTATGATACTACAAGGACAACTTGTAATCAAGTAATGTCTCCTCagttctttacaaaaaaatttaccaaaaaatcCCCAATTTACCTGGTAAATTAACTGATTATTTGGAATTTAGTGAGGAGGTGGGTGATCTAGAGACTGACTGATTGAGTGGCTGAATTACTGGCTGGCTGGCAGTTGGTAGACTAACTGAGCAACTGACTAATActgtaatttagtattatcaacagacttgataacgtaaattggccactgtaaagactgactgactggctgatggACTGATTGAAATTGTTGATTAGTACATCACAGTGCATTTATCAGGAATAATGGACTAATAATGGACTGAATGTCCATGGGGAACTTTGGACCTTGCAAAGCTCTCATGAATCACGTTCATGTTATTGCATCTCAACTAAATCCTCTTGTCTGCTTTTATGCACAGGATGATGTAGTAGTAGTGgaggaagaagatgaagatgattTGGGTGATGAGGGGGAAggagaagacgaagaagaagaagaggatgatgatgatgaagatgaagaagaggaagaagtggTTGTTGAAGAGGGAGAAGAAGAATTGGGAGAAGGAGAGGAGGGGGAGACACCTGTTGTGTATGAGCTGGAGGAAGAGGATGAAGAGGGTGATGAGGAAGCAGAGCAGGGGTAAGACATAGAGGAACAGTTGTTGATAGGGTCAATTTTGaagaggaggggaggggtggggaaaTGAGGTTATAAAGGTTACATCTATATTAAGTTTGGGCAAAGAGGGGAGAGGTAGTTGTGGAAAAAAGGCTCATGGTGTTTTCATTTGGGGAAGATTTGCTTGCATATAATGCTTGTGTCAATTGGGAATGCATATACATCAGGCACTGACTGAATCATTGTGTTGTATACTTGGACAGAATTAGAAAACGCCTGAGCAATTGCACTAAACCGATTATTCACCTTctgcaaaaaatttttaaagtgtgTTACATATTAGTGTTGAATATGAGCAGAAAAACTGGACCACACTACCATCTTATCTGGGGTGGGGAGTTGGGGGTAGAAGAAGTCGTACGCCTTATCCCTTCCTGCCAAAGAAACTCAAGCTTTAGCAACCATGCAAGTCAGTCTCGGACGCACATTTTGCTTAGAGCAGGCTGGAAGTGGAAGTTAACAGTATTATATACTTTTTAAGGAGGAAGCCATTCTCGAAGGAGAGGAAGACGATGAGGAGGATGAGGAAGAAGATGAAGGAGTTGAACAAGAGGATGATGACGAGGCAGACGAAGGAGAAGACGATGACGCCGAAGAAGATGATGAGAGCAAGACAGAGGAATAACAGAGTTCCATTTTTATCTTTGTGTAATTAAGATATCGTGTTCAAGTCATCTACTAAATTGTGGATATTTCTCCTTGACGCTCAACTGCTGAAACATTCAACTTTCTCCCCTATTGAACTTACACCGTGAGTTTGCTTTCCAGACAATCAACGACTTAT is a window encoding:
- the LOC131786344 gene encoding grpE protein homolog 1, mitochondrial, with the protein product MLRSSLIAVRSAVLQPEHSKLLNYVQLSRLLGTKLKYCTAQSSPNTKAAASKESVDSDQKSSQPEMKAAEPAQEVKETENDRLLKEKESLLKDLQDRYKRSLADNENILSRSRKQVDEARLFGIQAFSKDLLEVADILGKATETVPKEEIDKNTHLKNLYDGLLMTEAQLQKVFKKNGLEKVYPLDEKFDPHSHEALFQIPLPDKEKGTVAVVEKVGYKLHGRTLRPALVGVVKE
- the LOC131786349 gene encoding protein SET translates to MSNLSVTPNKIRKVDPVDGAQNSHSDQQETIEEINAVQNQIDALNEQASEEILKVEQKYNRLRKPHFEQRTDLTKKIPNFWMTVFINHPQMQLYIDEEDEEALQYMTSLEVEEFEDIKSGYRIKFGFAENPYFTNEVLFKEVIVNEHGHQLSRATPIKWKGGMDLTERYRRQRRTKLEIMKGEEPQTFFRWFTNQESGDELGDTIKDDIWPNPLQYFLGSTSGIQEEDEEDDDDVEDDESEDQDDVVVVEEEDEDDLGDEGEGEDEEEEEDDDDEDEEEEEVVVEEGEEELGEGEEGETPVVYELEEEDEEGDEEAEQGEEAILEGEEDDEEDEEEDEGVEQEDDDEADEGEDDDAEEDDESKTEE